TGGCCCATCATACTGTGATTACTTTTGCACCTTACCATTCCCTTTTTTAGGTTGTCCTATTATTATATCAGTAGCATGTGCATGTGGATTGTTCCACTTGTTGCGTGCAAATTGCATGTGCTGTGATAGGTTCTTGATGATACAACCTTTAATTGTCTCTAGAATCTAAGGGGCCTAATTTATAGTTTGATTGGCTATCGAAACAAAAAGGTCATGCCTTTGATTTTGTCTTTGGGCGCTATCATGTTTCTTAGCATCTAACAGTTATGGACATGGACCCCCACCTTAAGTTTCATAACCTATCCCATGTGGTCCTTACCAAATCACTCTAGCAATATCCTGGAAACATAACACATTCATTCATGGGCTTTGACGTTGTAAGGAGAGTTCTGATGCACTCAAGTTCAATAGTTGAACAAGTAGATATCCCTACCAGCCCATGTGATGTGATTCGCTTCAGTTGCTGCATAATCTAAGTTGTGCTTTTCTTATGCAGATTTCACTCCATCTCGTGGCAGCACACCGAACTACCAACCTAGAATGCAAACAGTGATGACCAACATCTTTCAACTGGACAATTCAGACAAGTCCAAATCACCAGAACCTTCTCCAACTGGCAGGAGGAAACTAGCCGAGCTCCTGCAGGAGGCGATGCAAAATGGCCCTGAAGAAAGAACCGATGTCAGCAAGAATGAGAAGAAGCAGTTGCAATCTGTCGCTGCAGACGGGAAGCCGGTGTCTGAATCCACATCCAGCTCCACTTGCAGCACGGAACTAACGCCGACCGTGGTCGCCAAGAGCCGGAAGGAGAAGGCATGGTACTCCAGGTGCTGTTGCCTGCCGAGCTTTGTTCATAGCCTGACCTTAGATGAGAGTGAGAGGGGGCAGAAGATGAGCTCTGGGCCATGTGCTGTTTGACAGTGGTGCTCCAGTGCCCTCCTGCCCTGAGCTGTATTTAGCACGATATATTGCTCGATCTGGACCCTGAAGCTACTGTAAAGAAGTGGGGGGTATAGAGTAAGAGTACTATATCCTTGTTGGAATCAAGTGGATAATAGCTAGCCGTTAAATTGATGTGCGCTGCATGTTGATCAACTGCAAGAGTAGAACATCTACCCTGCGCATATCTTCTCGAATCTTCAtggatataaatatatatattttcagATGTCAACTGCCAGCATAGCTAGGGCATGTCAGCATGTGACATGTGGGATACCATGCCTTTCAATAGTTCATGTAATGTGAttgaggggtgtttggttctttaggcctgtttggctccaacgtgttaaagtttaacacccgtcacatcggatgtttggatgctaattagaagtattaaatatagactaattacaaaactaattgcacagttggagtgtaattcgtgaaacgaatctattaagcctaattagtccatgatttgacaatatggtgctacagtaaccatttgctaatggtggattaattaggtttaatggaatcgtctcgcgaattagcacagggttctgcaattaattttataattagctcatgtttagttcttctaattatcatccgaatatccgatgtgacactgttaaagtttagcacctcgtatccaaacaccccctaggaGTTCCTAacattcctgtcacatcgaacatttagatattaattaggagtattaaacatacatTAAtcacaaaatcaattgcatagatggaggctaatttgcgagacgaatctattaagtaattagttcatgatttgataatgtgatgttacagtaaacatatgctaatgatgaattaattaggcttaatagattcgtctcgcgaattaacctccatctgtgtaattaattttataattagctcatgtttagttctctaattagccttcgaatatttgatgtgatatgaatttagtccggactaaagatccaaacacttAACCATGACCATTTGCCAAAGTCAAGCATGGGATTCAAATTCCTTTTGACCACTGGCCACGCAATGCGTGAATCGCATTCAAAACTCTATTGCTATTAGTATTTGCGTTACCAGAATTATTGATGGGACGGTGAACAAACGAATTGCGATGAGAGAATGAAAGACAGAAAGAGAGCTGCCGCACACCACCCAGCGGTGAGCGGATGCGGCAACGCGGTGGTTGTTGATGGAAATTCAAAAACGTATTCTCCATTTTACCACAGGACATGAGCATgaactgttttctttttttaaaaaagttaacAACTTGTTCGTAGGACAAGCACCATGCAACAAAAGAAGGTCACAACCTCCCTTTTCCGACCATGTAGTTTGCATGGAAAATCAATTGAAAAAATAAACGTCAACCAACACCAACTTTTGGCTGGACACCTGGCGTTGAGGAAGAAGCACCAAAAGTCTTGATCGTCACACTTCCAGTCACCAAACAGCCAACATTCCCCTGAAAAAATGGATTCGATTATCAATGACATTGATCAATATTGTGACAAATAAAATGAGTTGGATGCTTAAGCTTACATGCAAATGTAATAAGAACAGGGactaattattctttctatTTTTAAACCGTTGCTAAATATGCTCAATTAAATCCTCTTTCGTTGGGTATGGATTGGTTAAGAGCTAATAACCGCCTTGGGTCCCCATCCCTCGTCAATGACACCACCAGTGGATGTGTCGTGCTGAGCCGAGTCGAACTGGGTACTCGTTGTCACGGGAGAAGCTCGCCGCCGGTCAACCCCACCTGTCCTCGACCaaggcgggggaggggggctgTTTTGTAAAGTTCAGCGACCGTGAACGATAATTAAGTGGAAGCCATGGGGTTTTGTGCAAGTTTTTTGCAAGTTTTGTTGTTTATATTCTAAAAATGAATTTCAATAGGTTTAAATTTGTATAATTCATATATAACTGTACAAAACTCTAAAATTGATGAACCAATTTTGCTAAGTTCATCTTTTTACGTATGTTGCATGAAAAATCACTTAGGGTATATGAATATATTTTGTTTTCCCGTTATTTAAACCTTTTAAAATTAGTATTTACTTTAATTATTTCGTTGGATAGATAAAATATAAGAAATTCAAAATGAAGTTTATAAAATATTTATAGCTAATAAAAATAAGTGACCATTTAGAATTTGTAAAAATGATTGATTAGATTTAAAATGCGATTAAATGCTTTTCTTTCAttaaaaattaggataaatccTATTTAATTGATTTAAAACTATTCCTTGGTTAAATAAGTGTCGGGGaaagatccctagtacccgtaaggaaggaagaagacgaactcctactaggatttccctgtaatcctactaggactcataccacgtaattctactaggactcctaccttgtaaccgaccaGTAACCCCACCCCCTGAAATATATATAGGAGGGTAGGTGTATCTAGATCGGTAGGACTATAACcaacaacaccaaacaacacccaagcgcagggcgcaatatacaacacccaaataggatgtagggtattacgctactctgactgcccgaacctgtataaaatatgtgtcttgtgttctcacttttaccatcaagttccaggtccggtgaTCCCCTAACAACCAACACTACCTTAGGCATCCCCCTCGGTGGTTGCCGGATATAAAACACTGACAATAAGTAACTTTTGTTATTGAAAAATATAGAAAGCTCTTATTTGAATAAGTTAGCCTTTATAGAAATTCGAGGATGGCTATTTTATGTTGCTTATCATTATTTGCATCATTCCGTGTAGATTCGGATCCGcttgtggtggtgttcgtggAGATCCCGTCTAAGCCACCTTAGGATGGCGATGACATGATCGTGGTGGAGCAAGGTCCCGAAGCTGCCCAAGAGCTCATCATCGAGACCGCTAACCCCGATGGGTAgcaaggcaagccccagagcattaATCCTATTTAACCTTGCTAATTTGAGTCCAAATTTCATtatttcatgattgtgcattaAGTCTATGAGTTGAGTGGAGTTCTTTTATGCATTTCACCTTCCttattttaaggacatctttgccattTATTTAAAAGTAGAAGGCTAAGTCTAATCTGCTAGTTCCATAGTAGTCAAGTAATTCCCCATTACTTGCGTAGGACAACATCTAAAATTTGTTAGAGTGCAAATTAAAACACTCTTAGGTACTGATCTAAGTCAACTCTCTAATGATTTGTAATAATCTGCTGCCGTAGATTGTTTATTTAAAGTTGTAATATATGTGATGAGCTCATGCGTGTTGCTATCTTAAATGTATGGATGTATGAGTTGAAGGTGGAGTCTTCGGGTGAATTGTTGATACCCGACGAACTATCAGGTTTACACTGATTAAGTAAGCAGCATGTTGGACGCCCAGAGCCCTAACTGGCGTACTCGGATCAGTTTAAACTGGACAGTTCTGCCACAAGTTCATCCCAATTAAAAACGGGATCCTGCAAAAACGGGCGGAGTTCATCCCAACTAAAAACACAGATCCTGCAAAAAGGGGCAGGGTAGATCCTCTACTGCCTCATGTCCCCATGTCCCATTTCCGGATTTTCTGTAAATACGAAAATCGTAAATACGAAAACATGCGGGTCAAATATGAAAAATGGGACGGGACATGATTTATCACGTCCATTCCGTTTTTAACCCTATCCGGCCTTACCATCCACGGGGATGTTCAAGCGCTTGCTTCTGTGGCATCCATACTGTCTTTGCCGCCTTCACCGCTGACCGTCGAGCTGTCAGGAAACTCTATTTACAGCTGCAGTAAGGTAAGCTCCTGAACCCCCTAACATCATACTCTTTTCATCTCAACTCGGCCACCCAAATTCTCACTTGATTGAAGTGGAGTAAGGTCCTGTTTAGCATGGCTCCAGCTCTTGCCAAAACAACTCCGGTAGTGGCTCCTCCGATGAAGCGGCTTCTGTGGTGAAGTCAAAGCCATTTTAGAAATCGTTTTGCAAAATGACTTCTCTGTTTTGTCATGAATGGACGGAAGATATTAAATGTTCAATGTGCCCCTGCTACCTAACTTGATTGTGTAGAATAATTTTATGTTGCCATTAATTTATAGTGTGATTTCacatgaaaggaaaaaaaataaagaacagAAATCATAGATGAATCAATATCTAAATCTTTCTAAGGGTCATCTGTAAGATGGTCAAGGCACATAGAAAGTAAGGAAAGATTTGATGATTTACTAGGGACCAAACAAAAGGTACATCAATAGCCATGATCGTCTGTTGTCTACTCTTCTTCGTGGACCGTGGCCCTGATTCCGGCCATCACCGGCGCTCCCTAGCTGGTGGATCCTCGGGCAAGTGTTGCAACGGGTAGAGGAGGATGTGGCAACTCCATTTGAGGGCTAATTGGTTCCAATCGAGCTAGCGCCATTGACGCAGAAGGAAGGATGACGAGCTGCTCGGCAATGGTTGCTCCGCGAGGTTTGGGGTGCGAGCGCGAGGCACACCGAAGATGAGCAAAGCACAGCATGGTTTCTTCGAGGTCGGGGCAGCTGGGAAGAGCTACGTGCTTGCTCGACCGGTGGAGGAGTGGATCAGGTAATTTGTTTCATGTGCATGCGTGGATGGGGAAGGAGCTAGGAGAAGCCAGTTTTTCTAGCTCCAGCGTTCTTGTTGATTTCGGCTCCGGTTCCGCCT
This portion of the Setaria viridis chromosome 7, Setaria_viridis_v4.0, whole genome shotgun sequence genome encodes:
- the LOC117863513 gene encoding uncharacterized protein At3g27210 isoform X2; translated protein: MGSCASVQNKDSGFPKKQFLASPTKAKAANGKGGDGVAPFGDGFGDLKSKAEGEQQRAGSKDEVFFKSRAWLDSDCEDDFYSVNGDFTPSRGSTPNYQPRMQTVMTNIFQLDNSDKSKSPEPSPTGRRKLAELLQEAMQNGPEERTDVSKNEKKQLQSVAADGKPVSESTSSSTCSTELTPTVVAKSRKEKAWYSRCCCLPSFVHSLTLDESERGQKMSSGPCAV
- the LOC117863513 gene encoding uncharacterized protein At3g27210 isoform X1, whose product is MGSCASVQNKDSGFPKKQFLASPTKAKAANGKGGDGVAPFGDGFGDLKSKAEGEQQRAGFGPKSPDSSSKDEVFFKSRAWLDSDCEDDFYSVNGDFTPSRGSTPNYQPRMQTVMTNIFQLDNSDKSKSPEPSPTGRRKLAELLQEAMQNGPEERTDVSKNEKKQLQSVAADGKPVSESTSSSTCSTELTPTVVAKSRKEKAWYSRCCCLPSFVHSLTLDESERGQKMSSGPCAV
- the LOC117863513 gene encoding uncharacterized protein At3g27210 isoform X3, which codes for MARPLYCFRRGRSATFSGTLQPCGHFSRHGSKDEVFFKSRAWLDSDCEDDFYSVNGDFTPSRGSTPNYQPRMQTVMTNIFQLDNSDKSKSPEPSPTGRRKLAELLQEAMQNGPEERTDVSKNEKKQLQSVAADGKPVSESTSSSTCSTELTPTVVAKSRKEKAWYSRCCCLPSFVHSLTLDESERGQKMSSGPCAV